A genomic stretch from Taeniopygia guttata chromosome 9, bTaeGut7.mat, whole genome shotgun sequence includes:
- the CLCN2 gene encoding chloride channel protein 2 isoform X4 — MASESEAQRALQYEQTLMYGRYTQDLGTFAKDEAARLRLQEGDTARPRHPSELLEYTQGRCGPCRVCALQCQRFLISKVGEDWVFLILLGLVMALVSWAMDFAIATCLQAQKWMYGGLDTNVLLQYMAWVTYPTVLITFSAGFTQILAPQAVGSGIPEMKTILRGVVLKEYLTLKTFVAKVIGLTCALGSGMPLGKEGPFVHIASMCAALLSRFLSLFGGFYENEARNIEMLAAACAVGVGCCFAAPIGGVLFSIEVTSTFFAVRNYWRGFFAATFSAFIFRVLAVWNKDEETITALFKTRFRLDFPFDLQELPAFAVIGIASGFGGALFVYLNRKIVQFMRRQKTINRFLMKKRLLFPALVTLIISTLTFPPGFGQFMAGQLTQKDTLVTLFDNQTWAKQGISDEFEYLGILEAWLHPRSNIFVTLVVFILMKFWMSALATTIPVPCGAFMPVFVIGAAFGRLVGESMAAWFPDGIHTDSNIYRIVPGGYAVVGAAALSGAVTHTVSTAVIVFELTGQISHILPVMIAVILANAVAQSLQPSLYDSIIRIKKLPYLPELGWGHQEKYNVRVEDIMVRDIRYVTLNCKYRDLQQVLHSTKMKNLPLVESAESMILLGSIERTQVGALLSNQLSPHRRLLTLRQKALAEDGHRLSDPSIRFQISTETSSGTPARPALRKPLKPALKRVSSSPADSPPGDWQHRPHWHRPQEPLLCQRHHRAHRDPGVGRAAAGPAGGLQQCQDRPRAVPAGGAHLAAQDPHHLLSAGPGPCVRHQHWAAGGHGVPQGAAQGHRGLADGQGGEGAPAARQLPRQHRQHHRGRHHRPAPALGSPPAPPHAPRGWSWGRR; from the exons aTGGCCTCGGAGAGCGAGGCGCAGCGGGCGCTGCAGTATGAGCAGACCCTG ATGTACGGGCGTTACACGCAGGACTTGGGCACCTTCGCCAAGGACGAGGCAGCGCGGCTGCGGCTGCAGGAGGGGGAcacggcccggccccgccaccCCTCCGAGCTGCTGGAGTACACCCAGGGCCGCTGTGGCCCCTGTCGTG TCTGCGCCTTGCAGTGCCAGCGGTTCCTCATCTCCAAGGTGGGCGAGGACTGGGTCTTCCTCATTCTGCTGGGACTGGTCATGGCACTGGTCAGCTGGGCCATGGATTTCGCCATTGCCACATGCCTCCAAG CTCAGAAGTGGATGTACGGGGGCCTGGACACCAACGTGCTGCTGCAGTACATGGCCTGGGTCACCTACCCCACTGTGCTCATCACCTTCTCAGCTGGCTTCACCCAGATCCTTGCCCCTCAGGCCGTGG gctcaggcatccccgagaTGAAGACCATCCTGCGGGGCGTTGTGCTGAAGGAGTACCTCACCCTCAAGACCTTTGTGGCCAAAGTGATCGGACTGACATGTGCCCTGGGCAGTGGCATGCCCCTGGGCAAGGAG GGTCCCTTTGTCCACATCGCCAGCATGTGCGCAGCCCTGCTCAGCCGCTTCCTCTCCCTCTTTGGGGGCTTCTACGAG AATGAGGCAAGAAACATTGAaatgctggcagctgcctgtgctgtcgGTGTTGGCTGCTGCTTCGCCGCCCCCATCGGAG GTGTCCTCTTCAGCATCGAGGTCACCTCCACCTTCTTTGCCGTCCGCAACTACTGGCGCGGCTTCTTCGCTGCCACCTTCAGCGCCTTCATCTTCCGTGTCCTTGCTGTGTGGAACAAGGATGAAG AGACAATCACGGCGCTGTTCAAAACCCGCTTCCGCCTCGACTTCCCCTTCgacctgcaggagctgcctgccttTGCCGTCATCGG GATCGCCAGTGGCTTCGGGGGTGCACTCTTCGTCTACCTCAACCGCAAGATTGTGCAGTTCATGCGCCGCCAGAAGACCATCAACCGCTTCCTCATGAAGAA gcgCCTGCTCTTCCCTGCCCTGGTGACGCTGATCATCTCCACGCTGACCTTCCCGCCCGGCTTTGGGCAGTTCATGGCTGGCCAG CTCACCCAgaaggacaccctggtgacactcTTTGACAACCAGACGTGGGCCAAGCAGGGAATCAGTGATGAGTTTGAATACTTGGGCATCCTGGaagcctggctccatccccgctccaaCATCTTCGTCACACTTGTTGTCTTCATCCTCATGAAG TTCTGGATGTCAGCGTTGGCCACTACCATCCCAGTGCCCTGTGGAGCCTTCATGCCCGTCTTCGTCATTG ggGCAGCCTTTGGGCGCCTGGTGGGGGAGAGCATGGCAGCCTGGTTCCCTGACGGCATCCACACGGACAGCAACATCTACCGCATCGTGCCGGGCGGCTACGCCGTGGTGG gagcagctgcactGTCGGGTGCTGTTACCCACACGGTGTCCACGGCTGTCATCGTCTTCGAGCTGACGGGGCAGATCTCGCACATCCTGCCTGTCATGATCGCTGTCATCCTGGCCAATGCCGTCGCCCAGAGTCTCCAACCCTCCCTCTACGACAGCATCATCCGTATCAAGAAGCTTCCCTAcctccctgagctgggctggggccaCCAGGA GAAATACAACGTGCGGGTGGAGGACATCATGGTGCGGGATATCCGCTACGTCACCCTCAACTGCAAGTACCGGGACCTGCAGCAGGTTCTGCACAGCACCAAGATGAAGAACCTGCCACTGGTGGAGTCAGCTG AGTCCATGATCCTGCTGGGCTCCATCGAGCGGACGCAGGTGGGGGCCCTGCTCAGCAACCAGCTCAGTCCCCACCGCCGGCTCCTGACACTGCGGCAGAAGGCGCTGGCCGAGGATGGGCACCGGCTCTCCGATCCCAGCATCCGCTTCCAG ATCAGCACAGAGACCTCCTCGGGCAcccctgcccgccccgcacTCCGCAAGCCCCTGAAGCCGGCACTGAAGCGGGTGTCCAGCAGCCCAGCCGACAGCCCCCCAGGTGA CTGGCAGCACCGACCACACTGGCATCGCCCTCAAGAGCCTCTTCTGTGCCAACGCCACCACAGAGCCCACCGAG ATCCTGGagtgggaagagcagcagctggaccagCTGGTGGACTTCAGCAGTGCCAAGATCGACCCCGCGCCGTTCCAGCTGGTGGAGCACACCTCGCTGCACAAG ACCCACACCATCTTCTCTCTGCTGGGCCTGGACCATGCGTTCGTCACCAGCATTGGGCGGCTGGTGGGCATGGTGTCCCTCAAGGAG CTGCGCAAGGCCATCGAGGGCTCGCTGACGGGCAAGGGGGTGAAGGTGCGCCCGCCGCTCGCCAGCTTCCGCGACAGCACCGCCAGCACCACCGAGGCCGACACCACCGCCCTGCACCAGCTCTGGGATCgccaccagcaccaccacatGCCCCGCGAGGCTGGTCCTGGGGGCGACGATGA